A region from the uncultured Holophaga sp. genome encodes:
- the modA gene encoding molybdate ABC transporter substrate-binding protein: protein MKLMKTLAAVLAVSLLSFAQAGQRITVSAAASLKDALTEVAATFKQAHPGDEIGISYTSSGKAVAAIKQGLPADVFFAADMKWPQELVNAGLAQGPAKPFAMGRLALWSSSIPAKQLSFQLLLQPQVQKIAIAKPELAPYGARTVEALKAEGIYEKVQSKLVYGENISAAAQYALSGNTQVGFVALSLAMAPEMTSKGHYILVDEKLHQPLAQGYVILKQGETKPLSKQFVDFVLSHQGQAIFAKYGFSSPKK, encoded by the coding sequence ATGAAGCTGATGAAGACCCTGGCTGCCGTCCTGGCCGTCTCCCTCCTCTCCTTCGCCCAGGCGGGACAGCGCATCACCGTCTCAGCCGCCGCATCCCTGAAGGACGCCCTCACCGAGGTGGCCGCCACCTTCAAGCAGGCCCATCCCGGAGATGAGATCGGCATCTCCTACACCTCCTCCGGCAAGGCCGTGGCTGCCATCAAGCAGGGGCTGCCCGCGGATGTGTTCTTCGCCGCTGATATGAAGTGGCCCCAGGAGCTGGTGAACGCCGGCTTGGCCCAGGGCCCCGCCAAGCCCTTCGCCATGGGCCGCCTGGCCCTGTGGAGCTCCAGCATCCCCGCCAAGCAGCTCAGCTTCCAGCTCCTGCTCCAGCCCCAGGTCCAGAAGATCGCCATCGCCAAGCCCGAGCTGGCCCCCTACGGCGCCCGCACCGTCGAGGCCCTGAAGGCCGAGGGCATCTACGAGAAGGTCCAGTCCAAGCTGGTCTACGGCGAAAACATCTCCGCCGCCGCCCAGTACGCCCTCAGTGGCAACACCCAGGTGGGCTTCGTGGCCCTCTCCCTGGCCATGGCTCCCGAGATGACCTCGAAGGGGCACTACATCCTGGTGGACGAGAAGCTGCACCAGCCCCTAGCCCAGGGCTATGTCATCCTGAAGCAGGGCGAGACCAAGCCTCTCTCCAAGCAGTTCGTCGACTTCGTCCTCTCCCACCAGGGACAGGCGATCTTTGCGAAGTACGGTTTCTCCTCCCCCAAGAAGTAG
- the modB gene encoding molybdate ABC transporter permease subunit, with the protein MFLAEGDLQALILTAKLAATTTVVLLLVGTPLAWWLARTRSWWKGPVAAVVSLPMVLPPSVLGFYLLVAMGPKGPVGQLIKWIGLDPLPFSFRGLVVASVLYSMPFLIQPLQTAFEAIGDRPFEVAATLGAGPLDRFFTIGVPLARTGFFTAAVMAFSHTVGEFGVVLMIGGNLPGISRVASVQLYDHVDALEMAEAHHLALVLLGFSFLVLLAVQLWRRRS; encoded by the coding sequence ATGTTCCTAGCTGAAGGCGACCTCCAGGCCCTGATCCTCACTGCCAAGCTGGCCGCCACCACCACGGTGGTCCTCCTCCTGGTGGGCACTCCCCTGGCCTGGTGGCTCGCCCGGACCCGCTCCTGGTGGAAGGGCCCTGTGGCCGCGGTCGTCTCGCTCCCCATGGTCCTTCCACCTTCGGTATTGGGTTTCTATCTGCTGGTCGCCATGGGCCCCAAGGGGCCCGTGGGCCAGCTCATCAAGTGGATCGGCCTGGATCCGCTCCCCTTCAGCTTCCGGGGCCTGGTGGTAGCTTCGGTCCTCTACTCCATGCCCTTCCTGATCCAGCCCCTGCAAACCGCCTTCGAGGCCATCGGCGACCGCCCCTTCGAGGTGGCCGCCACCCTGGGCGCCGGCCCCCTCGACCGATTCTTCACCATCGGGGTCCCCCTGGCCCGCACGGGCTTCTTCACCGCCGCCGTCATGGCCTTCTCCCACACCGTGGGAGAGTTCGGCGTGGTGCTCATGATCGGCGGCAACCTCCCGGGCATCAGCCGGGTGGCCTCGGTCCAGCTCTACGACCACGTGGACGCCCTTGAGATGGCCGAAGCCCATCACCTGGCCCTGGTGCTCCTGGGCTTCTCCTTCCTGGTCCTCCTGGCGGTCCAGCTCTGGCGGAGGCGCTCATGA
- the modC gene encoding molybdenum ABC transporter ATP-binding protein, with product MSGRILARFRKPLDTFRLEVDLDLPCQGITALFGHSGSGKTTLLRCIAGLERTPGFLSVNGDIWQEERRFVPVHRRPLGYVFQEASLFPHLSVRANLTYGRKRSSQELRVSLEKAVELLGIGHLMDRRPDRLSGGERQRVAIARALAVSPRLLLMDEPLAALDLARKQEILPYLERLHSELDIPVLYVSHSPDEVARLADHIVVLQDGQAIADGPLAATLARLDLPFRLGEDAGVVLEARVSQKDPQWHLARLDFPGGILWTRDTGLPEGQAVRVRILARDVSLALEPCDRSSILNILPARVEAMAPDQHPGQVLARLQAGPSVLIARLTERSVQALGIEVGQEVYAQVKSAALIE from the coding sequence ATGAGCGGCCGCATCCTCGCCCGCTTCCGCAAGCCCCTGGACACCTTCCGGCTGGAAGTGGACCTCGACCTGCCCTGCCAGGGCATCACCGCCCTCTTCGGCCACTCCGGTTCCGGCAAGACCACCCTGCTGCGGTGCATTGCGGGCCTGGAGCGGACCCCGGGTTTCCTCTCCGTCAACGGCGATATCTGGCAAGAGGAGCGCCGCTTCGTCCCTGTCCACCGCCGCCCCCTGGGCTATGTCTTCCAGGAGGCCAGCCTCTTCCCCCACCTGAGCGTCAGGGCCAACCTCACCTATGGCCGCAAGCGCTCCAGCCAGGAGCTGCGGGTGAGCCTGGAGAAGGCCGTGGAGCTCCTGGGCATCGGACACCTGATGGACCGCCGCCCCGATCGGCTTTCGGGCGGAGAGCGCCAGCGGGTGGCCATCGCCCGGGCCCTGGCCGTGAGCCCCCGCCTGCTCCTGATGGACGAGCCCCTGGCGGCCCTGGACCTGGCCCGCAAGCAGGAGATCCTCCCCTACCTGGAGCGGCTCCACTCGGAGCTGGACATCCCGGTGCTCTACGTCAGCCATTCGCCCGATGAGGTGGCGCGCCTGGCGGACCACATCGTGGTGCTTCAGGACGGCCAGGCCATTGCGGACGGCCCCCTGGCGGCAACCCTGGCCCGCCTGGACCTTCCCTTCCGCCTGGGCGAGGACGCCGGGGTGGTCCTGGAGGCCCGGGTTTCCCAGAAGGACCCACAGTGGCACCTGGCCCGCCTCGACTTCCCGGGCGGCATCCTCTGGACCCGCGACACCGGACTCCCCGAGGGACAGGCTGTCCGGGTGCGGATCCTGGCCCGGGATGTGAGCCTGGCCCTCGAACCCTGTGACCGCAGCAGCATCCTCAACATCCTCCCCGCCCGGGTGGAGGCCATGGCCCCCGATCAGCACCCCGGTCAGGTTCTGGCCCGCCTCCAGGCGGGTCCCTCTGTCCTCATCGCCCGCCTGACGGAGCGCTCGGTCCAGGCTCTGGGCATCGAGGTCGGCCAGGAGGTCTATGCCCAGGTGAAATCCGCCGCCCTGATCGAGTAG
- a CDS encoding iron ABC transporter permease, which translates to MKPLPILLFLTLLVAIAIVSLSLGKYPLPVGEVAAFLAWKVTGLGHVGADRLPLLENIVLQIRLPRILNACLVGAALSVSGASYQALFVNPLVSPGLLGVLAGASCGAALGMVFLKSWFAVQTATFLGGVAAVALSLFIARIYQVRSTLMLVLGGIISGAFFTALVSIIKTLADPYTQLPAITFWLMGNLTLADRATVLRLAVPILVGLAGLFLLAKPLNALSMGDEEARSLGVRVTAVRSAVILLSTLISTLTVVLGGIIGWVGLIIPHAARMLVGPNNETLLPVSALLGASYLLVVDDLSRSIFSVEVPIGILTSLVGIPFFMLIMKNARKGWQ; encoded by the coding sequence ATGAAGCCCCTCCCGATCCTGCTCTTCCTCACCCTCCTGGTGGCCATCGCCATCGTCTCCCTCTCCCTGGGCAAGTACCCCCTGCCGGTGGGTGAGGTGGCCGCCTTCCTCGCCTGGAAGGTCACGGGACTCGGCCATGTGGGCGCAGATCGGTTGCCCCTCCTGGAGAACATCGTGCTCCAGATCCGCCTGCCCCGGATCCTCAACGCCTGCCTGGTGGGGGCGGCCCTCTCGGTGTCGGGCGCCTCGTACCAGGCCCTCTTCGTGAACCCCCTGGTGTCCCCCGGGCTCCTGGGCGTCCTGGCCGGCGCCTCCTGCGGGGCGGCCCTGGGCATGGTCTTCCTCAAAAGCTGGTTCGCGGTCCAGACGGCTACCTTCCTGGGGGGCGTCGCGGCGGTGGCCCTCTCTCTCTTCATCGCCCGGATCTACCAGGTGCGGAGCACCCTGATGCTGGTCCTGGGAGGCATCATCAGCGGCGCCTTCTTCACAGCCCTGGTCTCCATCATCAAGACCCTGGCGGACCCCTACACCCAGCTGCCCGCCATCACCTTCTGGCTCATGGGCAATCTGACCCTGGCGGACCGCGCCACGGTCCTGCGCCTGGCGGTCCCCATCCTGGTGGGGCTCGCGGGCCTCTTCCTGCTGGCCAAGCCCCTGAACGCCCTCAGCATGGGGGACGAGGAGGCCCGCAGCCTGGGGGTCCGTGTCACGGCCGTCCGGAGTGCGGTGATCCTGCTCTCCACCCTCATCAGCACCCTCACGGTGGTGCTGGGCGGCATCATCGGCTGGGTGGGCCTGATCATTCCCCACGCCGCCCGCATGCTGGTGGGACCCAATAACGAGACCCTGCTGCCGGTCTCCGCCCTCCTGGGCGCGTCCTACCTGCTGGTGGTGGACGATCTCTCCCGCAGCATCTTCTCGGTGGAGGTGCCCATCGGCATCCTCACCTCCCTCGTGGGCATCCCCTTCTTCATGCTGATCATGAAGAACGCCCGGAAAGGATGGCAGTGA
- a CDS encoding ABC transporter ATP-binding protein, giving the protein MATLAARGIAFSYPHKPVLHELDLDIGEGVTALLGPNGCGKTTLLKTLLGILQPNRGSVLLDGTELAAMPQREVARRMAYVPQVHREAFAYRMEDVVLMGRMPHGSFFRAYSVRDREQAREAMERMGILHLADRPYTQVSGGERQLALIARAMTQGAQVFIMDEPTNGLDYGNQVRLLERLQNLAESGLSFIFSTHHPDHALSVANRVVMMNQGRIVHEGGPEIISDMSLEAIYGVDVRLFNIQGDVRVCVPGLRLHAAC; this is encoded by the coding sequence ATGGCGACCCTGGCCGCCCGCGGCATCGCATTCTCCTATCCCCACAAGCCTGTCCTCCATGAGCTCGACCTGGACATCGGCGAGGGCGTCACCGCCCTCCTGGGTCCCAATGGCTGCGGCAAGACCACCCTGCTCAAGACCCTCCTCGGCATCCTGCAGCCCAACCGTGGCAGCGTCCTCCTGGACGGCACCGAGCTGGCCGCCATGCCCCAGCGGGAAGTGGCGCGTCGCATGGCCTATGTGCCCCAGGTCCATCGGGAGGCCTTCGCCTACCGCATGGAGGATGTGGTCCTGATGGGCCGCATGCCCCACGGCTCCTTCTTCCGGGCTTACTCGGTCCGGGACCGGGAGCAGGCCCGGGAGGCCATGGAGCGCATGGGCATCCTGCACCTGGCGGATCGGCCCTACACGCAGGTGAGTGGGGGAGAGCGCCAGCTCGCCCTCATCGCCAGGGCCATGACCCAGGGGGCCCAGGTCTTCATCATGGACGAGCCCACCAACGGTCTGGACTACGGCAACCAGGTGCGTCTCCTGGAGCGGCTCCAGAACCTGGCCGAGTCCGGGCTCAGCTTCATCTTCTCCACTCATCACCCCGACCACGCCCTCTCGGTGGCCAACCGGGTCGTGATGATGAACCAGGGCCGGATCGTCCACGAGGGCGGTCCCGAGATCATCAGCGACATGAGCCTGGAGGCCATCTACGGCGTCGATGTCCGGCTCTTCAACATCCAGGGGGATGTGCGGGTCTGCGTCCCCGGCCTCCGCCTCCACGCCGCCTGCTGA
- a CDS encoding ABC transporter substrate-binding protein — protein MLPLKPEDRPLLSPHLSKLPVIGGRSGAGNTTNMEVLLQNRPDLMLMWTEKKHGFTQPMDELQKLGIPTATVQVDGLDTYPEAFRFMGRLVDRVERCNRMAAHTERVMSQVRAAVKRIPPERRLKVYYAEGADGLSTECSDSIHAELLQLAGDCNVHRGHISNPKGMERISLEQVLLYNPDALVVQDRAFYDKVWSDPAWKGIKAVKTGRIYLVPQSPLNWMDRPPSFMRILGVQWLMHSLYPQDYPIDIVREARTFFSLFLGAQVSEAQMHKVIYRQ, from the coding sequence GTGCTCCCGCTCAAGCCCGAAGACCGGCCCCTGCTCTCCCCCCACCTCTCCAAGCTGCCGGTCATCGGCGGACGCTCGGGGGCGGGCAACACCACCAATATGGAAGTGCTCCTGCAGAACAGACCGGACCTCATGCTGATGTGGACGGAGAAGAAGCACGGCTTCACCCAGCCCATGGATGAGCTCCAGAAGCTGGGCATCCCCACGGCCACGGTCCAGGTGGACGGGCTCGACACCTACCCCGAAGCCTTCCGCTTCATGGGTCGCCTGGTGGACCGGGTGGAGCGCTGCAACCGGATGGCGGCCCACACCGAGCGGGTGATGAGTCAGGTCAGGGCCGCGGTGAAGCGGATCCCGCCCGAGCGGCGGCTCAAGGTCTACTACGCCGAAGGGGCCGATGGCCTCTCCACGGAGTGCAGCGACTCCATCCACGCCGAGCTCCTGCAGCTCGCGGGCGACTGCAATGTCCACCGGGGGCACATCAGCAACCCCAAGGGCATGGAGCGCATCTCCCTTGAACAGGTCCTCCTCTACAACCCCGACGCCCTGGTGGTGCAGGACCGGGCCTTCTACGACAAGGTCTGGTCCGATCCCGCCTGGAAGGGTATCAAGGCCGTCAAGACCGGGAGGATCTACCTCGTCCCCCAGTCCCCCCTCAACTGGATGGACCGCCCTCCCTCCTTCATGCGGATCCTGGGGGTCCAGTGGCTCATGCACAGCCTCTATCCCCAGGACTATCCCATCGACATCGTCAGGGAGGCCCGCACCTTCTTCTCCCTCTTCCTGGGGGCGCAGGTCTCCGAGGCCCAGATGCACAAGGTCATCTACCGGCAGTGA
- a CDS encoding ABC transporter ATP-binding protein: MDHLPEVSSAAISLAVEGLFFHYRNREVLKGVGFRVHQGELCGLLGPNGSGKTTLLKCLNGILKPSAGRVLVQGKDLAAHSRGQIARRIAVVPQELALAFPFTVHQMVLMGGSVRYGISGIPRETDRQHALGVLEDLGIGQLAPRRFNELSGGERQMVLIARALFQDTEILLLDEPTSHLDFKRQFTTLETVSRITRERGLTTIMTLHDPNSAGRYCDRLIMLKQGHILQQGRRDHVFQVGHLEEVYDMRIHMGRTDAGTCFVTPSEEA, encoded by the coding sequence ATGGATCACCTTCCAGAAGTGAGCAGTGCTGCCATCAGCCTGGCGGTGGAGGGGCTCTTCTTCCACTACCGGAACCGGGAGGTCCTCAAGGGGGTGGGTTTCCGGGTCCACCAGGGCGAGCTCTGCGGCCTGCTGGGCCCCAACGGCTCCGGCAAGACCACCCTCCTCAAGTGCCTCAACGGGATCCTGAAGCCCAGTGCCGGGCGGGTCCTGGTTCAGGGAAAGGACCTGGCCGCCCATTCCAGGGGGCAGATCGCCCGACGCATCGCGGTGGTCCCCCAGGAGCTGGCCCTGGCTTTCCCATTCACCGTCCACCAGATGGTGCTCATGGGGGGCAGCGTCCGCTACGGCATCTCGGGGATCCCCAGGGAGACGGACCGGCAGCACGCCCTGGGGGTCCTGGAGGACCTGGGGATAGGCCAACTGGCCCCCCGTCGCTTCAACGAGCTCTCTGGAGGCGAACGGCAGATGGTCCTCATCGCCCGCGCCCTCTTCCAGGACACCGAGATCCTGCTCCTGGACGAGCCCACCTCCCACCTGGACTTCAAGCGCCAGTTCACCACCCTGGAGACCGTGAGCCGCATCACCCGTGAGCGGGGACTCACGACGATCATGACCCTGCACGACCCCAACTCCGCGGGGCGCTATTGCGACCGGCTCATCATGCTCAAGCAGGGCCACATCCTGCAGCAGGGCCGCCGCGACCACGTCTTCCAGGTCGGACACCTGGAGGAGGTCTACGACATGAGGATCCACATGGGCCGAACCGACGCCGGAACCTGCTTCGTCACCCCCTCGGAGGAGGCATGA
- a CDS encoding iron ABC transporter permease has product MRVPGAFLAVLLLLGVCIAFALTQGQFHISLETLHRVVAAKLSGAALGDDLASSAMVLWSVRLPRVLMALLAGAGMAVGGVVFQGIMRNPMVSPSFLGVTHGAVFGASLAIIFLGKTALSIESSAFIWAVAAVALVYLIGGRGINTITTLVIAGVIVSTFFMAAGSFLKYIADPYEQLPAIVFWTMGGLNNILWSHVIRGAIIIVAGIAVIMALRGRLNLMALGDEEALSMGVNVKVMRLVFMLAATLVVAAGSSSCGIIMWVDLIVAHISRLIIGPDHARLLPFAALTGALFLLFTDTIVRLLPGGEVPISIVTSFIGAPLLGYLLMKQNLAWKS; this is encoded by the coding sequence ATGAGGGTTCCGGGTGCCTTCCTGGCGGTCCTCCTGCTCCTGGGGGTCTGCATCGCCTTCGCCCTGACCCAGGGCCAGTTCCACATCTCCCTCGAAACCCTGCACCGCGTGGTCGCAGCCAAGCTCTCAGGCGCCGCCCTGGGGGATGATCTGGCCTCCTCCGCCATGGTGCTCTGGTCCGTGCGCCTGCCCCGGGTGCTCATGGCCCTCCTGGCCGGAGCAGGCATGGCCGTGGGGGGGGTGGTCTTCCAGGGAATCATGCGCAACCCCATGGTCAGCCCCTCCTTCCTCGGCGTGACCCACGGGGCCGTCTTCGGCGCCTCCCTGGCCATCATCTTCCTGGGGAAGACGGCCCTCTCCATCGAGAGCTCGGCCTTCATCTGGGCCGTGGCGGCGGTGGCGCTGGTCTACCTCATCGGCGGCCGGGGGATCAACACCATCACCACTCTGGTGATCGCCGGCGTCATCGTCTCCACCTTCTTCATGGCGGCGGGATCCTTCCTGAAGTACATCGCCGATCCCTACGAGCAGCTCCCGGCCATCGTCTTCTGGACCATGGGCGGCCTGAACAACATCCTCTGGAGCCATGTGATCCGGGGGGCCATCATCATCGTGGCGGGCATCGCCGTCATCATGGCCCTCCGGGGACGCCTCAACCTCATGGCCCTGGGGGACGAAGAGGCCCTCTCCATGGGCGTCAACGTCAAGGTCATGCGTCTGGTCTTCATGCTGGCCGCGACCCTGGTGGTGGCGGCGGGCAGCTCCTCCTGCGGAATCATCATGTGGGTGGATCTCATCGTGGCCCACATCTCCCGTCTCATCATCGGCCCCGACCACGCCCGCCTGCTGCCCTTCGCGGCCCTGACCGGGGCCCTGTTCCTGCTGTTCACCGACACCATCGTCCGCCTCCTCCCAGGTGGCGAGGTGCCCATCAGCATCGTCACCTCCTTCATCGGAGCCCCTCTCCTGGGCTACCTCCTGATGAAGCAGAACCTCGCATGGAAGAGCTGA
- a CDS encoding ABC transporter substrate-binding protein: MKLPLASPLLALLLGTSLCAESTRVITDMDGRKVVVPVDPKRIVCMHGVSSDRITMLGKGANLVLGLKPTPWAAHLYPELHNLRTVMPGSGGNTELILSLRPDLVLYSPNPGEAEKYRAAGLHTACGFSAQKRPRTLQAFQENFKQQVRFFGDLLGPAAKARSEVYCRYFDRKIGAILAITSRIPPSKRPTVYYGGRSGNLLSTQGRASVMDWMVQVAGGRYLPAAIDSNFAEANLEQVMAWNPDIILVSGWGNSPEGVRANPNWAAMRAVHSGRLSFIPTGVFPWEYASGESVLLAIHLAKLCHPDLFRSWDMIREMKSFYAEVYGKTLTDRDAERILQCLPPQ; encoded by the coding sequence ATGAAGCTGCCCCTCGCCTCCCCCCTCCTCGCCCTGCTCCTGGGTACTTCCCTGTGCGCTGAGAGCACCCGGGTCATCACCGACATGGATGGCCGCAAGGTGGTGGTGCCCGTGGACCCCAAGCGCATCGTCTGCATGCACGGTGTCTCCTCGGACCGCATCACCATGCTGGGGAAGGGCGCCAACCTCGTCCTGGGTCTCAAGCCCACCCCCTGGGCCGCCCATCTCTACCCGGAGCTCCACAACCTGCGGACGGTCATGCCGGGGAGCGGGGGCAACACCGAGCTGATCCTGAGTCTGCGCCCCGACCTGGTGCTCTACTCCCCCAACCCCGGAGAGGCCGAGAAATACCGGGCGGCGGGGCTGCACACGGCCTGCGGCTTCTCGGCCCAGAAGCGCCCCCGCACCCTCCAGGCCTTCCAGGAGAACTTCAAGCAGCAGGTCCGCTTCTTCGGCGATCTGCTGGGCCCCGCGGCCAAGGCCCGCTCCGAGGTCTACTGCCGCTACTTTGACCGCAAGATCGGGGCCATCCTGGCCATCACCTCCAGGATCCCGCCCTCCAAGCGGCCCACGGTCTACTATGGCGGGCGCAGCGGCAACCTCCTCTCCACCCAGGGCCGGGCCAGCGTGATGGACTGGATGGTGCAGGTGGCCGGCGGTCGCTACCTCCCCGCCGCCATCGACAGCAACTTCGCCGAGGCCAACCTGGAGCAGGTCATGGCCTGGAACCCAGACATCATCCTGGTCAGCGGCTGGGGCAACAGCCCCGAGGGCGTCCGGGCGAACCCCAACTGGGCCGCCATGCGGGCCGTCCACTCGGGACGACTCTCCTTCATCCCCACGGGGGTCTTCCCTTGGGAATACGCCAGCGGAGAGAGCGTGCTCCTGGCCATCCATCTGGCCAAGCTCTGCCACCCGGACCTCTTCCGGAGCTGGGACATGATCCGGGAGATGAAGTCGTTCTATGCCGAGGTCTACGGCAAGACCCTCACAGACCGCGACGCTGAAAGGATCCTCCAGTGCCTTCCTCCCCAGTGA
- a CDS encoding ABC transporter substrate-binding protein has product MPSSPVKPAGRLLCGLAAALLTLSPLQAAARRSITAPDGRVAQVPAQPEHIVCLYQPAYDKILMLSRGNRIALMPGEASPWCYRFYPGLRGTPTATPGVAPDAERLLSLKTDLVIYPAGHINPAQYQRAGLPTVCPYVDTRATSLQDFNTAFKRQVLFIGELLGGEAPGRASRYCAYFDSLMSRVQAITSRIPESRKPKVYYGWGTDLCTTQGANTNMRWYTELAGGIYLPKQLPQYFATVNKEVLIAWDPDIILVGAHGSFGAALPKLPSSAMKAARSGRILRIPAGVFYWDMSSCETALLPLFLAKTFHPDLFRNWDLVKELQHFYAEIYGIRVTAQDARRILDGLGPL; this is encoded by the coding sequence GTGCCTTCCTCCCCAGTGAAACCCGCCGGACGCCTCCTCTGCGGCCTCGCAGCCGCCCTGCTCACCCTGAGCCCACTGCAGGCCGCTGCCCGTCGCAGCATCACCGCACCGGACGGCCGGGTCGCCCAGGTGCCGGCCCAGCCGGAGCATATCGTCTGCCTCTACCAGCCCGCCTACGACAAGATCCTCATGCTGAGCCGGGGCAACCGGATCGCCCTGATGCCCGGTGAGGCGAGCCCCTGGTGCTACCGCTTCTACCCGGGGCTGCGGGGCACCCCCACCGCCACCCCGGGAGTGGCTCCGGACGCCGAGCGTCTCCTGAGCCTGAAAACCGATCTGGTCATCTACCCCGCGGGGCACATCAACCCCGCCCAGTACCAGCGTGCCGGCCTGCCCACGGTCTGCCCCTATGTCGACACCCGGGCCACCAGCCTCCAGGACTTCAACACGGCCTTCAAGCGCCAGGTCCTCTTCATCGGAGAGCTCCTCGGGGGGGAGGCCCCCGGACGGGCCAGCCGCTATTGCGCCTACTTCGACAGCCTCATGTCCAGGGTCCAGGCCATCACCTCGAGAATCCCCGAGTCCCGGAAGCCGAAGGTCTACTATGGCTGGGGCACGGACCTCTGCACGACCCAGGGCGCCAACACCAACATGCGCTGGTACACCGAGCTGGCCGGGGGCATCTACCTGCCGAAGCAGCTCCCCCAGTACTTTGCCACGGTGAACAAAGAGGTCCTCATCGCCTGGGACCCGGACATCATCCTGGTGGGTGCCCACGGGAGCTTCGGGGCGGCTCTCCCCAAGCTCCCCTCCAGCGCCATGAAGGCGGCACGCAGCGGGCGGATCCTCCGGATCCCCGCCGGGGTGTTCTATTGGGATATGAGCAGTTGCGAAACGGCTTTGCTCCCTCTCTTCCTCGCCAAGACCTTCCACCCTGACCTCTTCCGGAACTGGGACCTGGTGAAGGAGCTGCAGCATTTCTACGCCGAGATCTATGGGATCCGGGTCACAGCGCAGGACGCCCGCCGGATCCTCGACGGCCTGGGCCCCCTGTAG